Below is a genomic region from Osmia bicornis bicornis chromosome 3, iOsmBic2.1, whole genome shotgun sequence.
GTGAAGGTAAGGGTAAAATGTTTATctaatggaaaagaaaataaagaatctAACTCTGAAGAAAATTCTGCAAGAACCagacaaaaaataaatgtagTCAAATCAGAACCTAAAACTAGAGAGGTATTTGATCATTATACTATTAAACCTACTAGTGTACCTTGTAAAGAAAATGATATACTTCAGCAACAAAGTAAAACTAAATATCTTGAAGGTTTGAAAAAAGATATTTATCTGAGGAAACAGCATGAAACTAATGCAGAAActgataaaataatacatgAAAAATCAACATCTTTGCAATCTGCACGTCCTATGAGTGCTCCAAATATTTTAGAACGCGAACAAGACCATATTGGTAGTAGTCAAACAAAAAGTACACAGTCTACAAAGTCTGGATCAAAGTCATGTAAGGttttaatgtattttatataatgtACTATGAGTGTAACAATTTGACTTTTATATGTTATACAGTTATCAGACCATGGAGATTACAACCAGAAGTTCAAAAAGCCTTAAGTATTAGAAAGTCTGATCCTGTAATGCTGTATCAAAAATATCAGCAAGAGTGGAAGCAGATGTCCTTTCCTGGAGAAGCTAAACATTCAAGTATAAGATGGGCAATTCGTGAAAAAATGTTGGGTGGAGATCCTCATCCCATGGTAAAGATTattcagatgtaatttaatttatttatcgtttattactaataatttATATCTCTTTTACAGCCTCTTCCTAAAAAGTCAACTAGTATGCCAAtgcttaaaaaaaaatgacctTGGTTGAATTAgggattaaaatttttcaaaggagtaaataattatgaaaaaatttgTACTAATAGGTATGTTACATTGAATAgttataagaaaaaattgtttgctattattaaaaataaatacagatTGATAAATGGTAAACAGGTATTTAATGtttgctttttttattttctaaatctGATTAAGTTTAAACTTCTttgttaattttgtataatctggCCTATGCatgttatataatattttatcctCAATTAAACGTGCAGCCCTTTCAGTGAGGATTAAAGTGTCATGTTTTAGCATACTATAAACATTTAGCCCTGAAAAATAAGtcagaaataaatatatgttgtataataataatatttaatgtgCCTGATATTTAACTTACCGTATACAGGCATTAAGTTCACATGTTTTATTGTGTCTGTAGCTTCTGTTATGTTGGGGGGCATAATATCCTCAGAATCAACAAACAATACAGAAGGACCCCAATGTCTTGCTTCTATCAATTCGTCAATATACGAGGATTCATTTGTTGGAACTTCAAGAtcattaattatgtataaatcATCTTGAGCAAGTTTGATAGATAATGTGGTTGTAAGTCCAGCAACACGAGTGAAGAAAGGAAGCATATAGAAATGTGGTGTAGGAGATCGAGGTCCATGTGCAACACCACCCTTTCGCCATAATGGCGAACGTATACTTCCATGACGGGCACGTCCCAATCCTTTTTGCGGCCATGGTTTTCTACCACCACCCCGTACTTCTGCTCGAGTTTTTGTATTTGCATAGTTCTAAAATAAAGCATTAATTCTGTTTTCTAGCAGTTTTAATAAtgttgatattttttttttagaaacaaTTGATATAGTTCGACAATTACCACCCAGCGGTACATTCGTTGCCATTGAACATTCTGATGGATAATATCTATTCGTGGAGCGGCACCAAAAACATCGGGATGTAAAGTTACAAGTcccaatttttttctttcaatagTGTCTAAGTTCTCTATCCATACCTCTCGTGGTTTTTGATAGAAAAACTTTTCATCTTGGTAACTGACCTTAGAAATGATCGGACTGGTTTCCTCTGTGATCACTTTCGTACAATATGTTAGTGCTTGATACGAGCATGTTCGTACTTTTGTGATGACATTTCTG
It encodes:
- the LOC114877677 gene encoding 39S ribosomal protein L4, mitochondrial; this encodes MSMLFRNVITKVRTCSYQALTYCTKVITEETSPIISKVSYQDEKFFYQKPREVWIENLDTIERKKLGLVTLHPDVFGAAPRIDIIHQNVQWQRMYRWVNYANTKTRAEVRGGGRKPWPQKGLGRARHGSIRSPLWRKGGVAHGPRSPTPHFYMLPFFTRVAGLTTTLSIKLAQDDLYIINDLEVPTNESSYIDELIEARHWGPSVLFVDSEDIMPPNITEATDTIKHVNLMPVYGLNVYSMLKHDTLILTERAARLIEDKILYNMHRPDYTKLTKKFKLNQI
- the LOC114877672 gene encoding uncharacterized protein LOC114877672, with translation MDDDPREVLALLNSLGFVGITGQQLKAFMKDLKLYRKIKEHETKRRKEEMKRKILHKQHNMIKEILREHNAEHLIESTISSNSSSSYIDSSLVKVRVKCLSNGKENKESNSEENSARTRQKINVVKSEPKTREVFDHYTIKPTSVPCKENDILQQQSKTKYLEGLKKDIYLRKQHETNAETDKIIHEKSTSLQSARPMSAPNILEREQDHIGSSQTKSTQSTKSGSKSFIRPWRLQPEVQKALSIRKSDPVMLYQKYQQEWKQMSFPGEAKHSSIRWAIREKMLGGDPHPMPLPKKSTSMPMLKKK